The following are from one region of the Zonotrichia leucophrys gambelii isolate GWCS_2022_RI chromosome 1A, RI_Zleu_2.0, whole genome shotgun sequence genome:
- the NCF4 gene encoding neutrophil cytosol factor 4 isoform X2, with product MWGVLLLAISAPRKKKCPRSRGIDPSHLDLRRTMSLPRQLREKSDFDQLPDDVPVSANIADIEEKKGFTNYYMFVIEVKLKGGGRYLIFRRYREFYALHTKLEERYGPESSNSPFTCTLPVLPGKVFVGAKKEIAENRIPILNVYMKNLLCLPAWVLMDEDVRLFFYHSTFDGEQVPHRLRRLRPRTRRVKSVSDQVPVFDRTAAPRAEALFDFPGTNKLELRFKKGDLIYLLSKVNKDWLEGTADGATGIFPRAFVKIIKDLPQQEDTVNKVRCYYYDETVSTIRDISVEEDLSSIPSFKDLMELMRQEFNQEDIVLNYRDPEGDLIRLLSDQDVELMVSQSRRSSSEKHFFPWKLHITHKDDLGVYNTSPGAGVTQTVGAM from the exons ATGTGGGGTGTTCTCCTTCTGGCAATATCAGCACCAAGGAAGAA GAAGTGCCCAAGAAGTAGAGGTATAGATCCTAGTCATCTGGATTTAAGAAGAACAATGTCTCTTCCCCGACAGCTGCGAGAAAAGAG TGATTTTGACCAGCTTCCAGATGATGTACCTGTTTCAGCTAATATCGCAGACATTGAAGAGAAGAAAGGCTTTACTAATTACTAT ATGTTTGTCATTGAAGTAAAGCTTAAAGGTGGTGGCAGATACCTGATTTTCCGGCGCTATCGTGAGTTCTATGCCCTGCACACCAAACTAGAGGAGAGATATGGGCCAGAGAGCAGTAACAGCCCGTTTACCTGCACACTCCCTGTACTGCCAG gaaaagttTTTGTTGGTGCCAAAAAGGAAATTGCTGAGAACAGGATTCCTATCCTAAATGTCTATATGAAG aacctgctctgcctccctgcttGGGTGTTGATGGATGAGGACGTTCGGCTGTTCTTCTACCACTCAACCTTTGATGGTGAGCAGGTGCCTCACAGACTGAGACGGCTTCGCCCACGGACACGCCGAGT TAAGAGTGTTTCAGATCAAGTGCCTGTTTTTGACCGCACAGCAGCTCCGCGGGCTGAG GCACTGTTTGATTTTCCTGGAACCAATAAACTGGAACTCAGATTCAAGAAAGGAGATTTGATCTATCTACTCAGCAAAGTAAACAAAGACTGGTTGGAG GGAACTGCTGATGGTGCCACTGGGATTTTCCCACGTGCTTTTGTGAAGATCATAAAAGATTTACCACAGCAGGAAGACACAGTTAATAAAGTTCGCTGTTATTACTATGATGAGACTGTGAGCACCATCAG GGATATCTCAGTGGAAGAGGATCTGAGCAGCATTCCATCATTCAAAGATTTAATGGAATTGATGAG GCAGGAGTTTAACCAAGAAGACATTGTTTTGAATTACCGGGACCCTGAAGGTGACCTGATCCGCTTGCTCTCTGATCAGGACGTTGAACTCATGGTGTCTCAGAGCAGAAGAAGTTCCTCTGAGAAGCACTTCTTCCCTTGGAAGTTGCACATCACTCACAAAGATGACTTGGGTGTCTACAACACTAGTCCAGGAGCAGGTGTTACTCAAACAGTAGGGGCTATGTAA
- the NCF4 gene encoding neutrophil cytosol factor 4 isoform X1, giving the protein MWGVLLLAISAPRKKKCPRSRGIDPSHLDLRRTMSLPRQLREKSDFDQLPDDVPVSANIADIEEKKGFTNYYMFVIEVKLKGGGRYLIFRRYREFYALHTKLEERYGPESSNSPFTCTLPVLPGKVFVGAKKEIAENRIPILNVYMKNLLCLPAWVLMDEDVRLFFYHSTFDGEQVPHRLRRLRPRTRRVKSVSDQVPVFDRTAAPRAEALFDFPGTNKLELRFKKGDLIYLLSKVNKDWLEGTADGATGIFPRAFVKIIKDLPQQEDTVNKVRCYYYDETVSTIRDISVEEDLSSIPSFKDLMELMRQEFNQEDIVLNYRDPEGDLIRLLSDQDVELMVSQSRRSSSEKHFFPWKLHITHKDDLGVYNTSPGAGVTQTVGAISRQVWIC; this is encoded by the exons ATGTGGGGTGTTCTCCTTCTGGCAATATCAGCACCAAGGAAGAA GAAGTGCCCAAGAAGTAGAGGTATAGATCCTAGTCATCTGGATTTAAGAAGAACAATGTCTCTTCCCCGACAGCTGCGAGAAAAGAG TGATTTTGACCAGCTTCCAGATGATGTACCTGTTTCAGCTAATATCGCAGACATTGAAGAGAAGAAAGGCTTTACTAATTACTAT ATGTTTGTCATTGAAGTAAAGCTTAAAGGTGGTGGCAGATACCTGATTTTCCGGCGCTATCGTGAGTTCTATGCCCTGCACACCAAACTAGAGGAGAGATATGGGCCAGAGAGCAGTAACAGCCCGTTTACCTGCACACTCCCTGTACTGCCAG gaaaagttTTTGTTGGTGCCAAAAAGGAAATTGCTGAGAACAGGATTCCTATCCTAAATGTCTATATGAAG aacctgctctgcctccctgcttGGGTGTTGATGGATGAGGACGTTCGGCTGTTCTTCTACCACTCAACCTTTGATGGTGAGCAGGTGCCTCACAGACTGAGACGGCTTCGCCCACGGACACGCCGAGT TAAGAGTGTTTCAGATCAAGTGCCTGTTTTTGACCGCACAGCAGCTCCGCGGGCTGAG GCACTGTTTGATTTTCCTGGAACCAATAAACTGGAACTCAGATTCAAGAAAGGAGATTTGATCTATCTACTCAGCAAAGTAAACAAAGACTGGTTGGAG GGAACTGCTGATGGTGCCACTGGGATTTTCCCACGTGCTTTTGTGAAGATCATAAAAGATTTACCACAGCAGGAAGACACAGTTAATAAAGTTCGCTGTTATTACTATGATGAGACTGTGAGCACCATCAG GGATATCTCAGTGGAAGAGGATCTGAGCAGCATTCCATCATTCAAAGATTTAATGGAATTGATGAG GCAGGAGTTTAACCAAGAAGACATTGTTTTGAATTACCGGGACCCTGAAGGTGACCTGATCCGCTTGCTCTCTGATCAGGACGTTGAACTCATGGTGTCTCAGAGCAGAAGAAGTTCCTCTGAGAAGCACTTCTTCCCTTGGAAGTTGCACATCACTCACAAAGATGACTTGGGTGTCTACAACACTAGTCCAGGAGCAGGTGTTACTCAAACAGTAGGGGCTAT TTCTAGGCAAGTGTGGATTTGCTGA
- the NCF4 gene encoding neutrophil cytosol factor 4 isoform X3 encodes MSLPRQLREKSDFDQLPDDVPVSANIADIEEKKGFTNYYMFVIEVKLKGGGRYLIFRRYREFYALHTKLEERYGPESSNSPFTCTLPVLPGKVFVGAKKEIAENRIPILNVYMKNLLCLPAWVLMDEDVRLFFYHSTFDGEQVPHRLRRLRPRTRRVKSVSDQVPVFDRTAAPRAEALFDFPGTNKLELRFKKGDLIYLLSKVNKDWLEGTADGATGIFPRAFVKIIKDLPQQEDTVNKVRCYYYDETVSTIRDISVEEDLSSIPSFKDLMELMRQEFNQEDIVLNYRDPEGDLIRLLSDQDVELMVSQSRRSSSEKHFFPWKLHITHKDDLGVYNTSPGAGVTQTVGAISRQVWIC; translated from the exons ATGTCTCTTCCCCGACAGCTGCGAGAAAAGAG TGATTTTGACCAGCTTCCAGATGATGTACCTGTTTCAGCTAATATCGCAGACATTGAAGAGAAGAAAGGCTTTACTAATTACTAT ATGTTTGTCATTGAAGTAAAGCTTAAAGGTGGTGGCAGATACCTGATTTTCCGGCGCTATCGTGAGTTCTATGCCCTGCACACCAAACTAGAGGAGAGATATGGGCCAGAGAGCAGTAACAGCCCGTTTACCTGCACACTCCCTGTACTGCCAG gaaaagttTTTGTTGGTGCCAAAAAGGAAATTGCTGAGAACAGGATTCCTATCCTAAATGTCTATATGAAG aacctgctctgcctccctgcttGGGTGTTGATGGATGAGGACGTTCGGCTGTTCTTCTACCACTCAACCTTTGATGGTGAGCAGGTGCCTCACAGACTGAGACGGCTTCGCCCACGGACACGCCGAGT TAAGAGTGTTTCAGATCAAGTGCCTGTTTTTGACCGCACAGCAGCTCCGCGGGCTGAG GCACTGTTTGATTTTCCTGGAACCAATAAACTGGAACTCAGATTCAAGAAAGGAGATTTGATCTATCTACTCAGCAAAGTAAACAAAGACTGGTTGGAG GGAACTGCTGATGGTGCCACTGGGATTTTCCCACGTGCTTTTGTGAAGATCATAAAAGATTTACCACAGCAGGAAGACACAGTTAATAAAGTTCGCTGTTATTACTATGATGAGACTGTGAGCACCATCAG GGATATCTCAGTGGAAGAGGATCTGAGCAGCATTCCATCATTCAAAGATTTAATGGAATTGATGAG GCAGGAGTTTAACCAAGAAGACATTGTTTTGAATTACCGGGACCCTGAAGGTGACCTGATCCGCTTGCTCTCTGATCAGGACGTTGAACTCATGGTGTCTCAGAGCAGAAGAAGTTCCTCTGAGAAGCACTTCTTCCCTTGGAAGTTGCACATCACTCACAAAGATGACTTGGGTGTCTACAACACTAGTCCAGGAGCAGGTGTTACTCAAACAGTAGGGGCTAT TTCTAGGCAAGTGTGGATTTGCTGA
- the NCF4 gene encoding neutrophil cytosol factor 4 isoform X4, producing MVRSASDFDQLPDDVPVSANIADIEEKKGFTNYYMFVIEVKLKGGGRYLIFRRYREFYALHTKLEERYGPESSNSPFTCTLPVLPGKVFVGAKKEIAENRIPILNVYMKNLLCLPAWVLMDEDVRLFFYHSTFDGEQVPHRLRRLRPRTRRVKSVSDQVPVFDRTAAPRAEALFDFPGTNKLELRFKKGDLIYLLSKVNKDWLEGTADGATGIFPRAFVKIIKDLPQQEDTVNKVRCYYYDETVSTIRDISVEEDLSSIPSFKDLMELMRQEFNQEDIVLNYRDPEGDLIRLLSDQDVELMVSQSRRSSSEKHFFPWKLHITHKDDLGVYNTSPGAGVTQTVGAISRQVWIC from the exons TGATTTTGACCAGCTTCCAGATGATGTACCTGTTTCAGCTAATATCGCAGACATTGAAGAGAAGAAAGGCTTTACTAATTACTAT ATGTTTGTCATTGAAGTAAAGCTTAAAGGTGGTGGCAGATACCTGATTTTCCGGCGCTATCGTGAGTTCTATGCCCTGCACACCAAACTAGAGGAGAGATATGGGCCAGAGAGCAGTAACAGCCCGTTTACCTGCACACTCCCTGTACTGCCAG gaaaagttTTTGTTGGTGCCAAAAAGGAAATTGCTGAGAACAGGATTCCTATCCTAAATGTCTATATGAAG aacctgctctgcctccctgcttGGGTGTTGATGGATGAGGACGTTCGGCTGTTCTTCTACCACTCAACCTTTGATGGTGAGCAGGTGCCTCACAGACTGAGACGGCTTCGCCCACGGACACGCCGAGT TAAGAGTGTTTCAGATCAAGTGCCTGTTTTTGACCGCACAGCAGCTCCGCGGGCTGAG GCACTGTTTGATTTTCCTGGAACCAATAAACTGGAACTCAGATTCAAGAAAGGAGATTTGATCTATCTACTCAGCAAAGTAAACAAAGACTGGTTGGAG GGAACTGCTGATGGTGCCACTGGGATTTTCCCACGTGCTTTTGTGAAGATCATAAAAGATTTACCACAGCAGGAAGACACAGTTAATAAAGTTCGCTGTTATTACTATGATGAGACTGTGAGCACCATCAG GGATATCTCAGTGGAAGAGGATCTGAGCAGCATTCCATCATTCAAAGATTTAATGGAATTGATGAG GCAGGAGTTTAACCAAGAAGACATTGTTTTGAATTACCGGGACCCTGAAGGTGACCTGATCCGCTTGCTCTCTGATCAGGACGTTGAACTCATGGTGTCTCAGAGCAGAAGAAGTTCCTCTGAGAAGCACTTCTTCCCTTGGAAGTTGCACATCACTCACAAAGATGACTTGGGTGTCTACAACACTAGTCCAGGAGCAGGTGTTACTCAAACAGTAGGGGCTAT TTCTAGGCAAGTGTGGATTTGCTGA
- the NCF4 gene encoding neutrophil cytosol factor 4 isoform X5 yields MFVIEVKLKGGGRYLIFRRYREFYALHTKLEERYGPESSNSPFTCTLPVLPGKVFVGAKKEIAENRIPILNVYMKNLLCLPAWVLMDEDVRLFFYHSTFDGEQVPHRLRRLRPRTRRVKSVSDQVPVFDRTAAPRAEALFDFPGTNKLELRFKKGDLIYLLSKVNKDWLEGTADGATGIFPRAFVKIIKDLPQQEDTVNKVRCYYYDETVSTIRDISVEEDLSSIPSFKDLMELMRQEFNQEDIVLNYRDPEGDLIRLLSDQDVELMVSQSRRSSSEKHFFPWKLHITHKDDLGVYNTSPGAGVTQTVGAISRQVWIC; encoded by the exons ATGTTTGTCATTGAAGTAAAGCTTAAAGGTGGTGGCAGATACCTGATTTTCCGGCGCTATCGTGAGTTCTATGCCCTGCACACCAAACTAGAGGAGAGATATGGGCCAGAGAGCAGTAACAGCCCGTTTACCTGCACACTCCCTGTACTGCCAG gaaaagttTTTGTTGGTGCCAAAAAGGAAATTGCTGAGAACAGGATTCCTATCCTAAATGTCTATATGAAG aacctgctctgcctccctgcttGGGTGTTGATGGATGAGGACGTTCGGCTGTTCTTCTACCACTCAACCTTTGATGGTGAGCAGGTGCCTCACAGACTGAGACGGCTTCGCCCACGGACACGCCGAGT TAAGAGTGTTTCAGATCAAGTGCCTGTTTTTGACCGCACAGCAGCTCCGCGGGCTGAG GCACTGTTTGATTTTCCTGGAACCAATAAACTGGAACTCAGATTCAAGAAAGGAGATTTGATCTATCTACTCAGCAAAGTAAACAAAGACTGGTTGGAG GGAACTGCTGATGGTGCCACTGGGATTTTCCCACGTGCTTTTGTGAAGATCATAAAAGATTTACCACAGCAGGAAGACACAGTTAATAAAGTTCGCTGTTATTACTATGATGAGACTGTGAGCACCATCAG GGATATCTCAGTGGAAGAGGATCTGAGCAGCATTCCATCATTCAAAGATTTAATGGAATTGATGAG GCAGGAGTTTAACCAAGAAGACATTGTTTTGAATTACCGGGACCCTGAAGGTGACCTGATCCGCTTGCTCTCTGATCAGGACGTTGAACTCATGGTGTCTCAGAGCAGAAGAAGTTCCTCTGAGAAGCACTTCTTCCCTTGGAAGTTGCACATCACTCACAAAGATGACTTGGGTGTCTACAACACTAGTCCAGGAGCAGGTGTTACTCAAACAGTAGGGGCTAT TTCTAGGCAAGTGTGGATTTGCTGA